AAACCTTCAGCAATAAAACCAAAAACAGTAATCGGATGCCCCGGATTCTGCAGGTCGTGTTTTATTTTCCCGTCTTCCAGAATAAACTCATTAGTTGCTTTATCAAGGTTATATCCCCCTTCTGTAATGGTCAGCGTAATAATCTTAATCGCACTTTCTGCAATTTTATCCAGCAAAGCCTGCGGATCCTCAACAGCCCATAACAAATCCTTTAATGCACCTAACTGATAAATCTCATCCTGACCATCTCTTCCGCATACCGTCAAGGTATAATCCAGCTGCTGTGCTCTTAAACTTTTGACAATCTTTTCATCAGAGGGTAACAGACATGCACCACAAATTGCCCATTGGCTCTGGTCCTGATCATTTAATAATTGATTGGTGTAAAATGCCTGATGTGCCCGGTGGAAGTTGCCCACTCCAATATGTAAAATACCCGCCTGGATAATTTTGCGGTCATAACGATAGGTTAGTACGTTCATATGATATTATGCTATTTGGTTAGTCAAACTTATGTCAAAGAGCATGTCGTTATAGCATGTGTACCAAGAAAGTATCCATGGGAACGTGCCCAGAATTAAGGGAACGTTCCCATATAGAATTGTTTTCTTAGTTTTGAGTGTTACCCAATAGCAAAACCTATGAAACGCATCACTATTAAAGACCTGGCTAAACATCTATTGCTATCTACTTCAACTATTTCCAGAGCTTTGGTAAATGATAAGAACATCCATCCTGACACCAAGAAAAAGATACTGGATGCAGCCGAAAAATTAGGCTACAAACCTAATCCGACAGCACTCAATTTAAAATATGGACAATCAAAAAACATAGGTTTTGTAGTTCCCGAAATGATCACCCCTTTTTCTTCTACAGTACTTCGGGGTATCCAGAACATTTTATATCCGCTTGGTTACAGGATTATCATTATGCAATCAGATGAAAATCCATTGATAGAAAGAAAAAATCTGTTGCTTCTGGAAGAGTTTAATGTCGATGGAATCATTATCAATTTATGCCATGAAACTTATAATCATGATGTCTATCAGCAAATCATAGACCGGGGAATTCCGCTTGTATTTTTTGACAGAATTCCGGATAAATCACTGGATGCCCCAAAAGTAATGGTGAATGATAATATCAAAGCCTCCTTAATGATAGAACATTTGATTGATACCGGACGAAAAAAGATTGTCCATATCATGGGACCTTCAACTATCCGCAATGCAACTGAAAGAGCTATGGGTTATAAACGAATACTCACCAAGCATGGTATTTTTGATCCGGATTTATTGATAAAAACCGAAGGCGCTTCGTTTGAACACGGAAGAATTGCCGCACAACAATTATTGAGCAAAAACATCGAATTCGACAGCATTTTTGCATTCACAGACACACTGGCAATTGGTGCGATGAACTATCTGCTGGAACAAGGCATCCAAATACCCGAAGAGGTAGCAATCGCGAGTTTTTCCGGAACTGAACTGGCTACTATTGTTCATCCTCAGTTAACCAGCGTAGAGCAGCCACTGGTTCAAATGGGTGAAGTTGCTGCAGGACTGATCCTGGAAAAGATTAAGGATAACACCATTTCGAACAAAACAATTGTGATGGATGCAGCGCTGATTTACAGGGCCTCTACCCGGGGCTAGCAAAATATTTTTTACCCTCTGTCAGGAATTTCACTTAACATCTTTCTTTCATAAAACAACTAAACATTTGTTTAGTATTTATAAATAATTAAATTAGCTGTGTGAACGTATTCCTCAAATAAGAGAAAGAATGAACCTTCTTGTCTTATTGCCTTCTAACCTTTACCACACCTAAATTAAAAATGAATAGAAAAGAGTTTTTATCCAGAACAGGACTTGCCGGGGGAGCGCTCCTGATTAGTCGTTATCCTGAACTGGAACCACGAAATAAAACGATCAGGTTTGGTGTCATCGCTGATCTTCACCATGATATTATGCATGATGGTATAAACCGTTTATCTGCCTTCATAGATCAAATGAATGTCGAAAACCCCGATTTCATTATTCAAATGGGTGATCTTTGCCAACCTAAAAAAGAAAATCTTCCACTCATGGAGGTCTGGAATAAATTCAAAGGACCTGCCTATCATGTCATAGGAAATCACGATACAGATGGCGGATTCACCCGCGACCAGGTAGTAGCATTCTGGAAGGCAAAAGCAAAATACTATTCCTTTGATGCCAATGGCTTTCATTTTGTAGTACTTGATGGAAATGAGCATAATGAAAGTGAGTCGCGCCCGGTTGGTTATGCCCGTTATATCTCGCCAGTACAACTGGAATGGCTAAAGAAAGATCTGGAGGGCACAACACTTCCAACAATAGTACTTTGTCACCAGGGGCTGGATAACGACGCAGGGGGGCTTGAAAATGGCACATTGCTAAGATATACCCTTGAACAGGCCAATCAAAAAATGCATAAAGTGATACTCGTGCTTAGCGGACACCATCATCAGGATTACTACAATCAGATCAATGATATACATTATGTGCAGATAAACAGCGCATCTTATCAATGGGTAGGCGAAAAATATAAAGAGATCCGTTACTCCACAGCAATTGATAAGGCACATCCGAATATAAAATATACAGTTCCTTATAAAGATCCCCTATGGGCAACCATTGAAATTGATCAGCAGAGAAGAATTAAAATCAAAGGCAAAAAGACTGTATTTGTGGGCTCTTCCCCAACAACTCTCGGAGTAGATACAAGTGAATATATCTATCCGATAGTTCCTTATATTTCAGACAGAAATCTTGCAAAAACCAATCATCTAAGTTTTTAATCAGTGAAATACATATTACGTTTACCCGTACTTTTTATCATCCTGTTTTTCACCACATCATTCAGGCCCGCAAAAAAAAAGGATCTTGTTGTAATTACCTATAACATTTGGAATGGATTTGAAAATCAGCTTCAGCGGAGAAACACCTTTATCAAATGGGCAAAAAAACAAAATGCTGATGTAATAGCTTTTGAAGAACTGAATAACTTTACCCAGCAATCCTTTTCTGCACTGGCAAAAACCTGGGGGCACCCATATGCCGTTATCGTCAAAGAAAGCGGATATCCTGTTGGCATTTCTTCCAGTTACCCTATCACCAATGTTTACAAACTGATCAATGGAATGCATCATGGATGTTTATATGCCGAAATAAAAGGGATCAGTTTCTTTGTTGTGCATTTCTCTCCATTCAGCAGTGCCAAAAGATTGCAGGAAGCCAGTGCGGTCATTCAGCTCTTAAAAGAGAAAGGCAAGCTGAAAAAACGAACAGTTATTCTTGGCGATTTCAATGCCTTTTCTCCAAATGACAGTTCCTTTTATGCAGAAACCGGCATCAGAGATAGTATGTATATTGCTCAGCAAAAAAACAGCGTACTTCAGAATTTGAATGAGCAACATGAGCTGGATTTTCAGGTTATCCGTGCCTTTATGCTGGCTGGCTTTAATGACAGTTTTTCTTTATTTAATAAAACATTTATAGCCAGCTATCCCTCAAAAGTCTATTTCAATGTTCCGCTGAGCGAGAAAATAAGAATTGATCATATACTACTTTCCGGGAAGATGAAAACTTCCTGTAAAAAGACAGAAATTATCAAAGATAATGTTACAGATACCCTTTCTGATCATTATCCTGTTAAAGCGGTCTTCAACGTACAATAAGCGGCAAAAAATCTTTTACAACCAGCTTATCCAATGTTTTATATAATTCGTTAAACCGAATTATATAAAACATTTTCAAAATTCTATAAGACATATATTTTTTGAAGGAGCATCTTTGCTTCTTCTCATGAAAAGACTGTTTTCCATATTTCTTTCACTTTTGTTACTGATAGTATCCGTAGGATTTACAGCCAGTACACACTTTTGTAAAGGTATTGTGATGGAAACACCGTTATGTCACCAATCTCAGAAGAAAGCCTGTTCGGATTGTATCACCAAAAATAATCAGAAAAGAAATAATAAAAGTTGCTGCCGGTTCGAAACCCGGAATATTAAACTAACAGAAAAAATTCAGGAAAATTCACAACAGAATAATGTATTTAAGTTTTCGGGAGCTGCTGTTCTGCAGCGTTATACTGGAACCGTTTTTGATCCGAATACAACATTAACAGTCTCACCAAATCCCGCATTTACATTTCCCAGCCCGCTGAAGAGCAATCCGCTCTATATCATGCATTGCGTTTACAGAATATAGACAATCGCGTCTTCTAATCGCCGTCAGTTCATCAATAGATAAGCTGATTAATCACTAATTTCCAATCTATTCGCTATACCTGAAATATCTGCAAAGCCGGATAATGCTGATCATATTTCTATGATCCAGCGAAGACATTGAAGCGAAAAAACAGTTAAAAACAAAAACATGATAAAATCATTCATTCAAATCTTATGCATTGCTGTGTTATCAGCAGTATTATTTATTGCCTGCAATTCAAAAAGCAAGTCAACAGCAACAAAACAATCACCTGCATTAGTTCAGCAAGCAGACCTCAGCCCTGATTCTAAATCTGCAGAACCAATTCCCGCAGCCCGTATAACCTATAAAAAAGGTGATCGTGTGCCTAATGAAGAGGTCTGTATGGTAAACGATGCTCATATGGGCAAAAAACAGATTGAGGTGCCCTACAAAGGGAAGATCTATTATGGCTGCTGCGAAATGTGCGTTAAGCGCATCCCTTCAGATGAAACCGTACGTATGGCTACCGATCCGCTGACTGGGAAAAAAGTAGATAAAACCGATGCTTATATTGTGCTGCTTAATAACGAAGGAAGCGTTGCCTATTTTGCAAGCGAAAAGAATTACAAACAGTTTTCAGCTAAACAACAATAATAACAGATATCTAAAGGTAAAATAAGCTTCAAAAATGAAGCTTATTTTACCTTTAGATAAGTCCCTTCAAGAGTGGCATTAAATCCAAACTCACAATTACTTGCGCCAGTTTTATCCAGTGAAGAAATGATTAAAAACCCGTTATAAAAAGTAACATCAAATTTGCAGGATTTATTAATATCAATCACAAATGCATTATCTTTTATAATTATTCCGGTGCCGGATGCATCAGCCTGATTTCGGGCCGGATCACTCGTCACAGATCCAATTTCATAGGTATAAGTATTATTTTTATCTTTTTTAATCTCAATACTTCCCTGATAACCTTTTTCACCATATTGATAAGTATAGGTACCGGCTAAAGTTACAGGCAAAAAGGTCTCCTGCCTGGCCTCACCATCTTTCAGCATTAAATGAATAACGTAGCTGGCCTTTTTTCCTATTGGATTCCAGGCTCCTGAAAGTTTACCAGCTTTCCATTTTACATTGATCACTGCACCAATCGTTCCATCTTTCCCATATTCTTCCATAATATAGTCCCCCCCGGTATTTACATAGCCGATAATTCTGATAGGTAGTTTTGCTTTTGTATTTAAATAGCGGATGTTACCCAGAATCATATTTTTTGAAACCGTAAAATCTAAGCTGACCGGTATCTTTTTGTCTATTGTTCCTACAAGGCTGTATGCTTTTGGCGCCGCTATTTTCTTTTCCTGAGCATGGCAAACCCCAATGGTTAATAATAAGATGAGTAATAAGTTTTTCATTGATTTAATGGTAATGAAACTATCGTGTAATATTTGCTATTTTTCACAAAGATTCGCAAATTACAAAATATGTTAGAGACTGAAAGACTTCTGCTCAGACCAGCAGCTCCCGGTGATTTACAAAGTTTATTTGCTATTTACGGTGATCCGGAAACCAACCTGAGTAATCCGGCTGGTCCGCTGGCCAGTCCTGAAAAAGCAAAGGAAGTCCTGCAAAAATGGATTTCCCACTGGGAGAAGCATGGATTTGGGGTGTGGGCAATAACCTTAAAGGAAGATCCCCAATCTGTTATCGGATTTGGTGGGCTATCCTTAAAAAATTATGGAAATACAGAACGTCTTAATCTGGGTTATCGTTTTGCCACAACTGCCTGGGGTAAAGGCTATGCAACAGAAATGTGTCTGGCAAACCTGGACTTTGCCTTTAACCAGCTCAAACAAACAGAAGTTTATGCGGTTGTACGTCCTCAGAACATCGCATCAATCAAAGTGCTGGAAAAAATTGGTATGCTCAATACTGACACCCTCGATGACGTACCAGGAGAATCATATAGTTTAATCTATAAGCTGATAGTTTAGTTCTTCCCACCCCGCTCTACACTTTTAATATCCTCTTCCCTGTTCTTTTTAAAGTCAAAATGTTCAAAGTCTTTAGTTGCAGGAGGCAGTATGGTATAACTGTCCAGCGTATTAATCTCAATAACGATATCATCTGTTAACAGGTCAATGATATGCCCGCCAGCATCTTTCTGATCAGATAAATAATGAAAATGATAACCCGAAATATTTGTGTTATCCATAAAATAAGGCAGTCTGTATCCTATCAGATCTCCCTGACAATCCTGATGATTAAAAAACTGCTGCAGATTCAGCATTTCAGCCAGCGGAGTATGCTGATGCGCTTTAACCGGAGGAAAGGCTCTGGTCTTAACCATTTTGAATTTCCCTTTGACATGGATGGCATACATCCCATTTACATTAGTCAGCACACTATCCAGATAATGAAAAAGAGCGGTTTTATTCAATCCCTTAGGCGGAGTAAGCGTCCGGTCAGCATGAAAGAAATTGACCATTGAAAAAGAAGTAAGATCCTGATCATCTACCGGGATAGTTTTACCGGTATGCTGCGTTTTGTAAACTTTACCCTGGAACACCATAATCTCTCCATCTAACTTATCAGGAGCTCCAAGACCAAAATCACCATGTTTTTTGAGTAACTTATAAGGATAAAAACCATCGTAAAGACCACCGATCAGCCCTCCGCCAATACCAACGGTAAACAAGGTATTAGGTATGGTGTCCTGAACCCCGTTACTTTTAACAGCAGGATATATATTTACTGAGCTTACAGCAGGACTGGCTAGGGATAGAAATAAACCTGTAGTCAGTATAAAAACGGAGGTTAAGCTATTGATACGCATCGGCTTTCGGATTTCAGGTAAATGTACATACCTGATTACATATAACCCTTAGTCTTTTTAAATTCTTCAAAAGATTTCCTGATATAATTATGCAGATCATAATCCGTCCATTTCCTGACATCTTCATTCTTTGGCCAGTAGGCTGATTTAAACTCTTCTATATCTTCTTCCCTGATTGGAACCGCGGCCCTGATCTTCTCTTTACCAAACCTTTTGGCTACTTCATTATAGTCAGATTCCCGTTCAATATAGGCGCCTAAACGCCTTGCTTCCCTCCCGCTTTTACTAAAACTCTCGTATAAATAACCAAGCGGACTCCCACCAAGCGGGGATAACATTCCTATTGGGGGTTTTCCTTTATAAAAAATCCCCTTTTGCCTGTATAAAGATTCAACTTCCTTCAAACGCTCTTTCTCTGAAGTCCCGGTAATTCTGACCTCCTTTAGCTGAATAGAAGAGATCCGGAGATAGACAACCAAACTCTGCAGATTACTAACCCGCAGCTCCTTACTCAGATAACCATCTATTGAAATTTGCAGGGTGTCTCCCTCCTGTGCCTGGATATCAAACAAACCAAAATTATCAGTCACATTCGTGTACCCCGTTCTTTTGTTATGAACCGCTGCGTTACCTAATCTTGTTTTGGATCCTTCTTCAAAAACAACGCCTTTCAGCATCTGCGGAGACTGGCCTTTTACAATAAGAAAGAACATCATCAAGACACTAACCGAAAGTATTTTTCTGATATTTAACTTCATAGCTCAAAAATAAGCAGAAGAAAAAATACCTTCCGATAATTAACACTCTTTAACCATAGTGTTAATGTTTGTTAATGCTTATACTAAAAGCTCAGGTCAGACCTGCAGCAATTCAAATTATCTGGCCGCTTTATCTTCTTCCACTATCCCATGACAATTACCGTCAGTATCCATAAAGAAGGCTAGCCAGCCATACGATGGAATAGCAAATTTAGGTTTCACTATCTTTCCTCCTGCTTTTTCAATCTTCTGAATGGTTTCATCAAGATTTTGTACGTTGATCGTATTACAGACAGGCTGATTTCGTTCAACAGGTTTCATAATTGCTCCGTTTATCCCAGGTGTTGATTCATCACCCGAAATAGCCAGCCAGTACTGCTGCTCACAAAATTGTTCAAACTTCCAGCCAAATACATCAGCGAAGAATTTCATACTTACCTCCGGATGCTCAGAAGGTATTTCAAAATGTGTGACTCTGTTCATAATTCAAGATTTAGAATGAAATAAATTCAGCTGATCAAAAAGAGACATCTTACCTGAGCAGATGAATTTAAATTACATAAAACTAAGTCTAATCAACCGGATATCCGGGGTGTGAACAGGGCAAAATCCGGGGGCACCCGAGACAATTAATCTCGTATTTTTTTATATATTTAATTTTCTCTCCTAAAAACCACTTATAAACGCTCTTGAAACCGATACTTACCGTTGCCCTTTTATTACTCGTAAACAGCAGCCTTTGGGCACAATTGAAACTTACAGGAACTGTAAATGACCATCAAAAACTGCCCCTGCCCTATGCAGGATTAACCTTATCAAATTTAGGCAGTAAACAGACGACCACTACAGACAGTATCGGATATTTCAGTTTCAGGAACCTCAAACCAGGTAAGTATCAGCTGAGTTCTACCTACACAGGTTTTCAGACAATAGTTACAGATGTGGTACTTTCTGCCGACACCTCTATAAAAATTGTGTTACAATCATCAAATAATCAGCTAAGTGAAGTGATTGTTACAGCCGGAAAACCAACGCTGGTCAATAACACTGAAAAACTCACTTATAATGTTTCAAACAGCATAACCGCTACGGGAACCGATGGCTTAACGGCTGTAAGCCAGATTCCAGGTGTCAAAGTAAGCAGTAATGAAATTACCAGCGCCGGTAAAGGACAACTCAGGGTCATGGTTAACGGACAAACCATCCAGCTGGCAGGTTTAGACCTCATGCGGTATCTGAAATCTATGTCGGCCAACCAGATTTCAAAAATAGAACTCATTAAAAACCCATCTGCAAATTTTGATGCAGACGGAAATGCCGGACTGATCAATATAGTAACCAAACAAAGCAAAAAACAAGGTTATTCAGGAAATGTACAGTTCAACGGAAAACGCTGGATACATGATCAGAACACCATTTACGGGACCAGTAACTTTTATGCACTCAACGGCAGTGCCAATCTGAATTATAACACTGAAAAGCTCTCTGTTTACAGTAGCCTGAACCTGGATAAAGATCATCATCTTGAAGGATTTCAAACAGATCTGTATTATCCTAAACAAACCTGGCTGCAAACAGATACAGGTGATTATACCTATCATAATATCAATCTTATTGCCGGAGCAGATTACAAGCTCAGCCCTAAAACTACCATCGGCTTGTCTTACTTAGGCGGAAGAGGCGTTTATGATGGTTCTGACCACGTCAATAATCCGATCTATAACAACAGTACCGGAAAGACAGATTCGACTTTAAAGACCTATGCAACCTATCATCCTGTGGCTTTGAGTAACTCTATTAATATGCATACCATAATTAATTTCGACACGACAGGAAAAAAGCTTGCGTTAAATGCTGACTATTACAACTATTACCGTACAGACAAATCAGATTTTGAAAGTAACAGTTATATACCAGGACGTCCTGGTGCGGTTAACAATACCCGTTATTATGATACCAATAAACAAAATATCAATATCTACACCTTTAAGGCAGATGCCGAACTACCTACCCGCTATGGAACCCTGGCTTTTGGCGGTAAACTGAGTTTTATTGATAATTACAGTAATGCCTTTTATTATAATAAGATCAATGAGAAAGATCTCGTTTATAATACCAACCTCAGCAACGAATTTGATTATACTGAAAACACGCAATCACTCTATGCTAACCTGGCCAGAGAAAAAGGGAAATGGAAATATCAGACAGGACTGAGAACAGAGTTTACCCAAACCAAAGGTTATTCCTATACTGTAGATCAGACTACAAAAAACAGCTATGTTAAACTATTTCCCTCCCTGCTGATTGCTTATCAGGCAGATCCGGAAAACAATATTTCATTTACCCTGGGCAGAAGAATCAACAGACCTTCCTTCTGGAGTCTAAACCCATTTAAATCATTATTCACAGCTTATAGCTATGGTCAGGGAAATCCTTATTTACAACCTGAATACAACAATAATTTTGAGTTATCACATACCTATAAAAGCAATCTGACTTCGGCTCTATTTTTAAATATAACCGACAACGGGTTTAATAATGTGACCATAGCCAGACCTGATACCAACCTGGTTTATACTACCCCGATCAACTTCCTTAAAACATACAGATATGGTATCTCTGAAAGTTATGCTTTAAAACTGTTTCCATGGCTGGAGAACAGTAATCAGGCAACATTTTACCACACCAATGCCTATTCTTCCAGCAGCAGTTTTAATGATATCAAAGGTTATGGCCTCTATCTGGCCAGTAATAACACGATTTATTTCAATAGAGATAAAACGTTTGCAATGGCTGCAAATTTCTGGTATCAGTTTCCTGAGATAGACCATATCGGCAGATCAGGAACCACCTATAAATTAGATCTGGGATTAACCGCACTGGCACTGAAAAAAAATCTGAATATAACGCTTAACGTCAACGATGTTTTAAGAAGCAGTGCGACTTCTGTTACCACCTATGTCAATGGGATCAAACAGAAATTCACGAACTTTCAGATCAACCGTTATGCCCAGCTGAGTGTAAGTTATCGTTTTGGAAGTAAGCCTGCTAAAACACGGGAAACCGGTAATGAAGACGAGCGTGGAAGAAATCACTAGAATTCCAGCAATTTGCCCTGTTCCGGAAAAACGAGTCTCAAACCAGCTGTATTTACCCGCTTCAACTCATTGACCAGATATTGTTCTTCCTGATCCCAGGCTTTCATGTGGGTGATTACTATGGCCACTTTTTGCAAAGCTGTGGCTCCGGCCAGTTTGCTCAGCTTATTTAACTCCACCATTAGCAAACGTGGAGTTAAATGGCCGAATAACTGATTTTCCGGTTGTTTATCAGAGAATGAGGTTTCAATGAATATAGCTTTCAGCTGATTTTTTGCAACCAGCGGAGCTATTTGTTCCCATAGCTTTTCCAGCCGCGTATTTTTTTCTATTTCATCAGCCCCTGTATCTCCCAGATATAACAGATAAGCATTTTCATGACCAATTAAAAAAGCAGTACTTTCATAAGCCGGCCCATGGCTTAACAAAAATGGAGTAACCTGCATTTCAGTCCCCTCCAGATCCTTTTTTACATTTTCCTGCAGATTTACATAAGTATACTTACCCAGGCGGGGTGTCTCTCCCTCATTGGCAAAATTAGCCCAGGCTTTCCAGGTGAAGTATTTATCTCTCAGCACTTCGATAACCGACGGAATTGCATAAATGTTCTTTTTTGAATCATCAGGAGAATTCATGATCAACCCCGCAACATGATCAAGATGAGCGTGTGAAACCAGGTAACCTTTAATGTTATTTCTTAAAATATCGTTGGGAGATCCCTTAAACAAGTGATTCCCGATTGCTGCATCAATTCCGTGTCTGATGGTTCCGGCATCAGCACAAATGAAGTTTTCACTCTTTGCCGGAGCAATCATATAAGCAGACAGATTACTTTCATCCAACCCACCTTTTATACCCAGTGGAATGACTTTAAAAGAACTTTGATTTTGAGCGTAAGCCTGATTAAAAATAAGGCCCGACAAGGCTAAAAGGAGGAAGTATAATTTCTTATTCATAGGAATGATAACATTTAAGAAAATTTCAATTTATCTTTCTAGTTTTATAAATGCTTTACAGATTTAAGATTAGACCATTAAAGCTAAATCATTACAGCTTTTTAAAAAAATCATTGACAATATCAGTAACAAAAATGCGCAAATTAATAAAATATCTTGTTTAGTCATGTTAAGAAATCAGATCATGGCAAGATTCCTGCAACTATCAACAGGAATCAAATTGAATAACGACCTATGAGAAGTTTAAAAATTAATATTGACGACGACGTATATAGTATTTCGCATCCTATCTCTACGATTAATCTGTACAAAATTGTTCATCCAAAGGGCTCATTTGAGATAACCAGGACCAGATACACCGGAGAATGGAAGGTTCTGATCCAGACAAACAAATCAGTTACCTTACCGGTTGCTCCTATCGGACGCGTAATAGAAGAGCGTTTGGGAATAGTAAACTAAATCGTTATCAGTAAGATAGCGCTGATTTTTTTCCCCAACCTGTTCATGTTGTTACCCATATTATATTTTTTATAACCAGGTAATAATTAATATTTATTACCTTCACCAAAAAAAACAACATGACTATTTGCACAGTTTTAGAAAACCATGAAGCCCTGGTAGCTCACGAGGGTATCGGAAATAAAG
This portion of the Pedobacter lusitanus genome encodes:
- a CDS encoding LacI family DNA-binding transcriptional regulator, coding for MKRITIKDLAKHLLLSTSTISRALVNDKNIHPDTKKKILDAAEKLGYKPNPTALNLKYGQSKNIGFVVPEMITPFSSTVLRGIQNILYPLGYRIIIMQSDENPLIERKNLLLLEEFNVDGIIINLCHETYNHDVYQQIIDRGIPLVFFDRIPDKSLDAPKVMVNDNIKASLMIEHLIDTGRKKIVHIMGPSTIRNATERAMGYKRILTKHGIFDPDLLIKTEGASFEHGRIAAQQLLSKNIEFDSIFAFTDTLAIGAMNYLLEQGIQIPEEVAIASFSGTELATIVHPQLTSVEQPLVQMGEVAAGLILEKIKDNTISNKTIVMDAALIYRASTRG
- a CDS encoding metallophosphoesterase family protein, translated to MNRKEFLSRTGLAGGALLISRYPELEPRNKTIRFGVIADLHHDIMHDGINRLSAFIDQMNVENPDFIIQMGDLCQPKKENLPLMEVWNKFKGPAYHVIGNHDTDGGFTRDQVVAFWKAKAKYYSFDANGFHFVVLDGNEHNESESRPVGYARYISPVQLEWLKKDLEGTTLPTIVLCHQGLDNDAGGLENGTLLRYTLEQANQKMHKVILVLSGHHHQDYYNQINDIHYVQINSASYQWVGEKYKEIRYSTAIDKAHPNIKYTVPYKDPLWATIEIDQQRRIKIKGKKTVFVGSSPTTLGVDTSEYIYPIVPYISDRNLAKTNHLSF
- a CDS encoding endonuclease/exonuclease/phosphatase family protein yields the protein MKYILRLPVLFIILFFTTSFRPAKKKDLVVITYNIWNGFENQLQRRNTFIKWAKKQNADVIAFEELNNFTQQSFSALAKTWGHPYAVIVKESGYPVGISSSYPITNVYKLINGMHHGCLYAEIKGISFFVVHFSPFSSAKRLQEASAVIQLLKEKGKLKKRTVILGDFNAFSPNDSSFYAETGIRDSMYIAQQKNSVLQNLNEQHELDFQVIRAFMLAGFNDSFSLFNKTFIASYPSKVYFNVPLSEKIRIDHILLSGKMKTSCKKTEIIKDNVTDTLSDHYPVKAVFNVQ
- a CDS encoding HYC_CC_PP family protein, which encodes MKRLFSIFLSLLLLIVSVGFTASTHFCKGIVMETPLCHQSQKKACSDCITKNNQKRNNKSCCRFETRNIKLTEKIQENSQQNNVFKFSGAAVLQRYTGTVFDPNTTLTVSPNPAFTFPSPLKSNPLYIMHCVYRI
- a CDS encoding GNAT family N-acetyltransferase, which produces MLETERLLLRPAAPGDLQSLFAIYGDPETNLSNPAGPLASPEKAKEVLQKWISHWEKHGFGVWAITLKEDPQSVIGFGGLSLKNYGNTERLNLGYRFATTAWGKGYATEMCLANLDFAFNQLKQTEVYAVVRPQNIASIKVLEKIGMLNTDTLDDVPGESYSLIYKLIV
- a CDS encoding acetolactate decarboxylase, with the translated sequence MRINSLTSVFILTTGLFLSLASPAVSSVNIYPAVKSNGVQDTIPNTLFTVGIGGGLIGGLYDGFYPYKLLKKHGDFGLGAPDKLDGEIMVFQGKVYKTQHTGKTIPVDDQDLTSFSMVNFFHADRTLTPPKGLNKTALFHYLDSVLTNVNGMYAIHVKGKFKMVKTRAFPPVKAHQHTPLAEMLNLQQFFNHQDCQGDLIGYRLPYFMDNTNISGYHFHYLSDQKDAGGHIIDLLTDDIVIEINTLDSYTILPPATKDFEHFDFKKNREEDIKSVERGGKN
- a CDS encoding VOC family protein, which translates into the protein MNRVTHFEIPSEHPEVSMKFFADVFGWKFEQFCEQQYWLAISGDESTPGINGAIMKPVERNQPVCNTINVQNLDETIQKIEKAGGKIVKPKFAIPSYGWLAFFMDTDGNCHGIVEEDKAAR
- a CDS encoding outer membrane beta-barrel family protein, producing MKPILTVALLLLVNSSLWAQLKLTGTVNDHQKLPLPYAGLTLSNLGSKQTTTTDSIGYFSFRNLKPGKYQLSSTYTGFQTIVTDVVLSADTSIKIVLQSSNNQLSEVIVTAGKPTLVNNTEKLTYNVSNSITATGTDGLTAVSQIPGVKVSSNEITSAGKGQLRVMVNGQTIQLAGLDLMRYLKSMSANQISKIELIKNPSANFDADGNAGLINIVTKQSKKQGYSGNVQFNGKRWIHDQNTIYGTSNFYALNGSANLNYNTEKLSVYSSLNLDKDHHLEGFQTDLYYPKQTWLQTDTGDYTYHNINLIAGADYKLSPKTTIGLSYLGGRGVYDGSDHVNNPIYNNSTGKTDSTLKTYATYHPVALSNSINMHTIINFDTTGKKLALNADYYNYYRTDKSDFESNSYIPGRPGAVNNTRYYDTNKQNINIYTFKADAELPTRYGTLAFGGKLSFIDNYSNAFYYNKINEKDLVYNTNLSNEFDYTENTQSLYANLAREKGKWKYQTGLRTEFTQTKGYSYTVDQTTKNSYVKLFPSLLIAYQADPENNISFTLGRRINRPSFWSLNPFKSLFTAYSYGQGNPYLQPEYNNNFELSHTYKSNLTSALFLNITDNGFNNVTIARPDTNLVYTTPINFLKTYRYGISESYALKLFPWLENSNQATFYHTNAYSSSSSFNDIKGYGLYLASNNTIYFNRDKTFAMAANFWYQFPEIDHIGRSGTTYKLDLGLTALALKKNLNITLNVNDVLRSSATSVTTYVNGIKQKFTNFQINRYAQLSVSYRFGSKPAKTRETGNEDERGRNH
- a CDS encoding 3',5'-cyclic-nucleotide phosphodiesterase; the encoded protein is MNKKLYFLLLALSGLIFNQAYAQNQSSFKVIPLGIKGGLDESNLSAYMIAPAKSENFICADAGTIRHGIDAAIGNHLFKGSPNDILRNNIKGYLVSHAHLDHVAGLIMNSPDDSKKNIYAIPSVIEVLRDKYFTWKAWANFANEGETPRLGKYTYVNLQENVKKDLEGTEMQVTPFLLSHGPAYESTAFLIGHENAYLLYLGDTGADEIEKNTRLEKLWEQIAPLVAKNQLKAIFIETSFSDKQPENQLFGHLTPRLLMVELNKLSKLAGATALQKVAIVITHMKAWDQEEQYLVNELKRVNTAGLRLVFPEQGKLLEF